A region from the Nostoc sp. HK-01 genome encodes:
- a CDS encoding dienelactone hydrolase, translating to MKLLLSVLITPVAVLLAATQTLAAIKTKNVEYKQGNTVLQGYLAYDDAIKGKRPGVLVVHEWNGLQAYAKKRTEQLAKLGYVAFAADIYGKGIRPKNPEESGKQATIYRNDRQLLRDRANAGLKVLQANPLTDVKRIAAIGYCFGGGTVLELARSGANIAGVVSFHGNLDTPNPNDAKNIKAKVLVLHGANDPFVPAEQVTAFENEMRQANVDWQLISYGGTEHAFTNPEYKGELKGALYNPIADKRSWEDMRQFFAEIFRK from the coding sequence ATGAAATTATTGCTTTCTGTTTTGATTACACCTGTGGCTGTGTTATTGGCTGCTACACAGACATTAGCTGCGATTAAAACCAAGAATGTTGAGTATAAGCAAGGAAATACGGTTTTACAAGGCTATTTAGCTTACGATGATGCAATTAAAGGCAAACGTCCTGGGGTTTTAGTGGTGCATGAGTGGAATGGACTGCAAGCTTATGCGAAAAAACGCACCGAACAATTAGCCAAGCTGGGTTATGTTGCTTTTGCTGCGGATATTTATGGTAAAGGTATTAGACCAAAGAATCCTGAAGAGTCGGGTAAGCAAGCGACTATTTATCGGAATGATAGACAATTGTTGCGCGATCGCGCTAATGCTGGGTTAAAAGTATTACAAGCCAACCCACTAACTGATGTTAAACGCATTGCGGCGATCGGTTATTGTTTTGGCGGTGGTACAGTCTTAGAACTTGCCCGTAGTGGTGCAAATATCGCCGGAGTAGTCAGTTTTCATGGCAATCTCGATACACCAAACCCTAACGATGCTAAAAATATCAAAGCCAAAGTTTTAGTATTACATGGTGCTAATGACCCATTTGTTCCAGCCGAACAAGTCACAGCTTTTGAAAACGAAATGCGCCAAGCAAATGTAGACTGGCAGTTAATTTCTTATGGTGGTACAGAACACGCTTTTACTAACCCAGAATATAAAGGGGAGTTAAAAGGAGCGCTATATAACCCTATTGCTGATAAACGTTCTTGGGAAGATATGCGGCAATTTTTTGCAGAAATCTTTCGGAAATAA